A portion of the Candidatus Methylacidiphilales bacterium genome contains these proteins:
- the purD gene encoding phosphoribosylamine--glycine ligase translates to MKILIIGNGGREHTLGWALHRDPRVTSLHFAPGNAGTASLGSNLPLNATDLDGIESWCGREKPALVVVGPEAPLCLGLVDRLKRLGVPAFGPTADGARLEGSKTFTKDILVEAGIPTADSARFTDSAAAKAHCLAHTQWPLVIKADGLAAGKGVIIARDAQEAVAAVATIMDDRAFGDSGNEVLIEEFLDGEEASIHAVTDGRDYVLLPSSQDHKRVGEGDTGPNTGGMGAYAPAPVVTPALLAEVERTVFQPLLKTLRARGIDYRGVLYGGLMLTSRGPKVLEFNARFGDPETEVLIPLLETPLLDLLLATVEGRLGQLDLRLKSGSALTVVLSAPGYPEKPLTGQPITGLDHPLPPEAAVFHAGTMLKDGRIITSGGRVLAITATAPDLASARTLAYQVVNYIHFDGAHFRRDIAHRALKPASSSSRPSFSYTPAPAP, encoded by the coding sequence ATGAAAATCCTCATCATCGGCAACGGCGGACGCGAACACACCCTCGGTTGGGCCCTCCACCGCGACCCCCGTGTCACCTCCCTTCATTTCGCCCCGGGCAACGCAGGCACCGCCTCCCTCGGCTCCAACCTCCCGCTCAACGCTACGGATCTCGACGGCATCGAATCCTGGTGCGGGCGCGAAAAACCCGCCCTCGTCGTCGTCGGCCCGGAAGCCCCGCTCTGCCTCGGCCTGGTCGACCGGCTCAAACGCCTCGGCGTCCCGGCCTTCGGCCCCACCGCGGACGGCGCACGCCTGGAAGGCAGCAAAACCTTCACCAAGGACATCCTCGTCGAGGCCGGCATCCCCACCGCCGACAGCGCCCGCTTCACCGACAGCGCCGCCGCCAAAGCCCATTGCCTTGCCCACACCCAGTGGCCCCTGGTCATCAAGGCTGATGGTTTGGCCGCGGGCAAGGGCGTCATCATCGCCCGCGATGCACAGGAGGCCGTCGCCGCCGTCGCCACCATCATGGACGACCGCGCCTTTGGCGACTCAGGCAACGAGGTCCTCATCGAAGAATTTCTCGACGGCGAGGAAGCCTCGATCCACGCCGTCACCGATGGCAGGGACTATGTCCTCCTCCCCAGTTCGCAGGACCACAAGCGGGTGGGCGAAGGAGACACCGGTCCCAACACCGGCGGGATGGGGGCCTACGCCCCGGCTCCGGTCGTCACGCCCGCTCTTCTGGCCGAAGTCGAACGCACCGTCTTCCAGCCACTCTTGAAAACCCTCCGCGCCCGCGGCATCGACTACCGGGGGGTTCTTTACGGCGGTCTCATGCTCACCTCCCGGGGACCGAAAGTCCTGGAATTCAATGCCCGTTTCGGCGACCCCGAGACCGAGGTCCTTATTCCCCTCCTCGAAACACCTCTGCTCGATCTGCTCCTGGCCACGGTCGAGGGACGGTTGGGGCAACTCGACCTCCGACTCAAATCCGGTTCCGCCCTGACGGTGGTCCTGTCGGCTCCGGGCTACCCGGAGAAGCCCCTGACCGGACAGCCCATCACCGGCCTGGACCATCCCCTTCCGCCGGAAGCCGCCGTATTCCACGCCGGCACGATGCTCAAGGACGGCCGCATCATCACCTCGGGCGGACGGGTCCTGGCCATCACCGCCACGGCTCCGGACCTGGCCTCCGCCCGCACCCTTGCCTATCAAGTTGTTAATTATATCCACTTCGACGGTGCCCACTTCCGCCGCGA
- a CDS encoding MBL fold metallo-hydrolase translates to MTRFCALFFCFLTLLPVIGVAAPNGRLPVRPAQQTESTTPAPPTPAPLPAPASTPAEPTEGTLARWFGHAFVFLTSQSGVRIALNPFTEGTVDYKIPDNLPAEIVLISSESSDHSGGQHIFGIPQIFRSLAGVGANRANGIPFRGINTWRDAEGGKRLGRNTVYVIEVDGLRFCHLGTLGHPLGSRDVSAIGQVDVLFLPVGTLDLSPREILRNAELLGAKWIVPITYKTPKNTKVDLRPLDAIDFTAFPVRKLDGSEYRFSAKTLPSQPTVLEWRDP, encoded by the coding sequence GTGACCCGGTTCTGCGCCCTCTTCTTCTGTTTTCTGACCCTGCTCCCCGTGATCGGGGTGGCTGCGCCCAACGGAAGACTGCCGGTTCGCCCCGCGCAGCAAACGGAAAGCACCACCCCAGCCCCGCCAACACCGGCGCCGCTCCCCGCCCCCGCCTCCACCCCGGCCGAACCCACCGAAGGCACCCTCGCCCGGTGGTTCGGCCACGCCTTCGTCTTCCTCACTTCGCAGTCCGGCGTCCGCATCGCCCTCAACCCGTTCACCGAAGGCACGGTCGATTACAAAATCCCTGACAACCTGCCCGCAGAAATTGTCCTCATCAGTTCGGAGTCCTCCGACCACTCGGGCGGACAGCACATCTTCGGCATCCCCCAGATCTTCCGCAGCCTCGCCGGGGTCGGGGCCAACCGGGCCAACGGCATCCCCTTCCGCGGCATCAACACCTGGCGCGACGCCGAGGGTGGCAAGCGCCTGGGCCGCAACACGGTCTATGTCATCGAGGTCGACGGGCTCCGCTTCTGCCACCTGGGCACCCTCGGCCACCCCCTCGGTTCCCGCGACGTTTCCGCCATCGGCCAGGTCGATGTGCTCTTCCTCCCCGTCGGCACCCTCGACCTCAGCCCACGCGAAATCCTCCGCAATGCCGAATTGCTCGGAGCCAAATGGATCGTGCCCATCACTTACAAAACGCCCAAGAACACCAAGGTCGATCTCCGCCCCCTGGACGCCATCGATTTCACCGCCTTCCCCGTCCGCAAGTTGGATGGAAGCGAATACCGCTTCTCGGCCAAAACTCTGCCCTCCCAACCCACCGTGCTGGAATGGCGGGACCCCTGA